A genome region from Streptomyces pratensis includes the following:
- a CDS encoding ABC transporter ATP-binding protein, protein MTTIEIDHTSRWFGNVVAVNDVSMTVGPGVTGLLGPNGAGKSTLINMMAGFLAPSTGAVTLDGTQIWRNEAVYKAIGIVPEREGMYDFLTGREFVVANAELHGLGDAAAHKALATVEMEYAQDRKISTYSKGMRQRVKMASALVHDPSVLLLDEPFNGMDPRQRMQLMELLRRMGAEGRTVLFSSHILEEVEQLASHIEVIVAGRHAASGDFRKIRRLMTDRPHRYLVRSSDDRALAAALIADPSTAGIEVDVTEKALRIQAVDFGRFTTLLPKVARENGIRLLTVSPSDESLESVFSYLVAA, encoded by the coding sequence GTGACCACCATCGAGATCGACCACACCTCGCGCTGGTTCGGCAATGTGGTCGCCGTCAACGACGTGAGCATGACCGTGGGCCCCGGAGTGACCGGGCTGCTCGGCCCCAACGGAGCCGGGAAGTCCACACTGATCAACATGATGGCGGGGTTCCTCGCGCCCTCGACCGGCGCGGTGACGCTCGACGGCACACAGATCTGGCGCAACGAGGCGGTCTACAAGGCGATCGGGATCGTTCCGGAGCGGGAAGGCATGTACGACTTCCTGACCGGCCGCGAGTTCGTCGTCGCCAATGCCGAGCTGCACGGCCTGGGCGACGCGGCCGCGCACAAGGCGCTGGCCACGGTCGAGATGGAGTACGCGCAGGACCGGAAGATCTCGACCTACAGCAAGGGCATGCGCCAGCGCGTGAAGATGGCGTCCGCGCTCGTCCACGATCCCTCGGTGCTCCTCCTCGACGAGCCGTTCAACGGAATGGACCCGCGGCAGCGGATGCAGCTGATGGAGCTGTTGCGGCGGATGGGCGCGGAGGGCCGCACGGTGCTCTTCTCCTCCCACATCCTCGAGGAGGTCGAGCAGCTCGCCTCGCACATCGAGGTGATCGTGGCCGGCCGCCATGCCGCCTCCGGCGACTTCCGGAAGATCCGCCGGCTGATGACCGACAGGCCGCACCGCTATCTCGTCCGCTCCAGCGACGACCGGGCACTCGCGGCCGCGCTCATCGCGGACCCCTCGACGGCGGGGATCGAGGTCGACGTGACGGAGAAGGCCCTGCGGATCCAGGCGGTCGACTTCGGGCGGTTCACGACGCTGCTGCCGAAGGTCGCGCGCGAGAACGGCATCCGGCTGCTCACCGTGTCCCCGTCCGACGAGTCCCTCGAATCGGTCTTTTCCTATCTCGTAGCGGCCTGA
- a CDS encoding ABC transporter permease produces MYDPTVARLTYRALLGRRRAAILFVLPVLLVAIAVAVRAFAGADDGVASGVLGGFAIATMVPLIGVIAGTGAIGPEIDDGSIVYLLAKPVKRPTIIFTKLIVAIAVTMLFSALPTFVAGLILNGNGGQIAVAYTIAALVASIAYSALFLLLGTVSRHAVVFGLVYALVWEALFGSLVPGARTLSVQQWSLSVAEKVAGDGVVTSDVGLPLATVLLVGVTVAATWYAGQKLRALKLAGEE; encoded by the coding sequence ATGTACGACCCCACAGTCGCCCGGCTCACCTACCGGGCCCTGCTCGGCCGGCGCCGGGCCGCCATCCTGTTCGTCCTGCCGGTCCTGCTGGTGGCCATCGCCGTGGCGGTACGAGCGTTCGCCGGGGCCGATGACGGTGTCGCCTCCGGAGTGCTGGGCGGCTTCGCCATCGCCACGATGGTTCCGCTCATCGGCGTGATCGCGGGCACCGGCGCCATCGGGCCGGAGATCGACGACGGATCGATCGTCTACCTGCTGGCCAAGCCGGTGAAGCGACCCACGATCATCTTCACCAAACTCATCGTCGCCATCGCCGTGACGATGCTGTTCTCGGCGCTGCCCACATTCGTCGCGGGCCTGATCCTCAACGGCAACGGCGGGCAGATCGCCGTGGCGTACACGATCGCGGCACTGGTCGCCTCGATCGCGTACAGCGCGCTGTTCCTGCTGCTCGGTACGGTCAGCCGGCACGCGGTGGTCTTCGGCCTGGTGTACGCGCTGGTGTGGGAGGCACTCTTCGGCAGCCTCGTGCCCGGGGCCAGGACCCTCAGTGTGCAGCAGTGGTCCCTCTCGGTCGCGGAGAAGGTCGCAGGGGACGGAGTGGTCACCTCGGACGTGGGCCTGCCGCTCGCGACCGTCCTGCTGGTCGGCGTCACGGTCGCAGCGACCTGGTACGCGGGTCAGAAGCTGAGGGCGCTGAAGCTCGCCGGCGAGGAGTGA
- a CDS encoding HAD family hydrolase → MTFSYKLVATDLDGTLLRDDHTVSERTREALAAVTAAGAAHIVVTGRAVPWTRHILDDLGYEGLAVCGQGAQVYHAGEHRLLTSLTLDRQLAGLALSKIEAEVGPLALAASRDGLEGEVLVGPGYRVHEGPLPALYMNDPAEMWTAPLNKVYIQHPELDDDALTQAARQAVGSLVNVVMAGPGVVEILPLGLSKATGLSLAARRLGLKASDTLAFGDMPNDIPMFGWAQHGVAMANAHDELKAVAHEITASNEHDGIAVVLEELLRTATRA, encoded by the coding sequence GTGACCTTCTCCTACAAGCTCGTCGCGACCGATCTCGACGGCACCCTGCTGCGCGACGACCACACCGTCTCGGAACGCACCCGGGAGGCGCTGGCCGCGGTCACCGCGGCCGGCGCCGCGCACATCGTCGTCACCGGGCGCGCGGTGCCGTGGACCCGGCACATCCTGGACGATCTGGGCTACGAGGGTCTCGCCGTGTGCGGTCAGGGTGCGCAGGTCTACCACGCCGGCGAGCACAGGCTGCTGACCTCCCTCACCCTCGACCGGCAGCTCGCCGGGCTCGCGCTGTCCAAGATCGAGGCGGAGGTAGGTCCGCTGGCACTGGCGGCGAGCCGTGACGGACTCGAGGGCGAGGTGCTGGTCGGGCCCGGTTACCGGGTGCACGAGGGACCGCTTCCCGCCCTCTACATGAACGACCCCGCCGAGATGTGGACCGCTCCGCTGAACAAGGTCTACATACAGCACCCCGAGCTCGACGACGACGCACTGACGCAGGCCGCTCGGCAGGCCGTCGGAAGCCTGGTGAACGTGGTCATGGCAGGTCCTGGTGTCGTGGAGATCCTGCCCCTGGGGCTCAGCAAGGCGACCGGACTCTCGCTCGCCGCGCGCCGTCTGGGGCTCAAGGCGTCGGACACGCTCGCGTTCGGTGACATGCCGAACGACATCCCCATGTTCGGCTGGGCGCAGCACGGCGTCGCCATGGCCAACGCGCACGACGAGCTGAAGGCCGTGGCGCACGAGATCACCGCGTCGAACGAGCACGACGGCATCGCGGTGGTGCTGGAGGAGCTGCTCCGGACGGCAACGCGCGCCTAG
- the serS gene encoding serine--tRNA ligase, with translation MIDLRLLREDPDRVRASQRARGEDVALVDALLSADELRRSSGVRFDELRSEQKSLGKLIPKATPEERAELLKKAEQLKTGVKAADAAQDEADAEAKRLLLLLGNIVHEDVPVGGEEDFVVLETHGTIRDFGAEGFEPKDHLELGEALGAIDMERGAKVSGSRFYYLTGIGALLELALVNAAIAQATEAGFVPMLTPALVRPRAMEGTGFLGQAAENVYHLEKDDYYLVGTSEVPLAAYHMDEIIDADKLPLRYAGYSPCFRREAGTYGKDTRGIFRVHQFDKVEMFSYVDPADAEAEHRRLLDWEKQWLTGLELPFQVIDVATGDLGASASRKFDCEAWIPTQGKYRELTSASNCDGFQARRLSVRMRDGKKVQPLATLNGTLCAVPRTIVAILENHQLPDGSVRVPEMLRPYLGGRELLEPVSK, from the coding sequence GTGATTGACCTTCGCCTGCTCCGTGAGGACCCCGACCGTGTTCGCGCCTCCCAGCGCGCCCGTGGAGAGGACGTCGCGCTCGTCGACGCCCTGCTCTCCGCCGACGAGCTGCGCAGGTCGTCCGGCGTGCGCTTCGACGAACTCCGCTCCGAGCAGAAGTCGCTCGGGAAGCTGATCCCGAAGGCCACCCCCGAGGAGCGCGCCGAGCTCCTCAAGAAGGCCGAGCAGCTGAAGACCGGCGTCAAGGCGGCGGACGCCGCGCAGGACGAGGCAGATGCCGAGGCCAAGCGGCTGCTCCTGCTGCTCGGCAACATCGTCCACGAGGACGTGCCGGTCGGCGGCGAGGAGGACTTCGTCGTCCTGGAGACGCACGGCACGATCCGTGACTTCGGTGCGGAGGGCTTTGAGCCCAAGGACCACCTGGAGCTCGGCGAGGCCCTGGGCGCCATCGACATGGAGCGCGGCGCCAAGGTGTCCGGATCGCGCTTCTACTACCTGACCGGCATCGGTGCGCTGCTCGAGCTTGCCCTGGTCAACGCCGCGATCGCGCAGGCCACCGAAGCCGGCTTCGTCCCCATGCTGACCCCCGCGCTGGTCCGCCCGCGCGCCATGGAGGGCACGGGTTTCCTCGGCCAGGCCGCGGAGAACGTGTACCACCTGGAGAAGGACGACTACTACCTGGTCGGCACGTCGGAGGTTCCCCTCGCGGCGTACCACATGGACGAGATCATCGACGCCGACAAGCTGCCCCTGCGGTACGCAGGCTATTCGCCCTGCTTCCGCCGCGAGGCGGGTACGTACGGCAAGGACACCCGGGGCATCTTCCGCGTCCACCAGTTCGACAAGGTCGAGATGTTCTCGTACGTCGACCCGGCGGACGCCGAGGCCGAGCACCGCAGGCTCCTGGACTGGGAGAAGCAGTGGCTCACCGGCCTCGAGCTTCCGTTCCAGGTGATCGATGTCGCCACCGGTGACCTGGGGGCCTCGGCCTCGCGGAAGTTCGACTGCGAGGCGTGGATCCCGACCCAGGGCAAGTACCGCGAGCTGACCTCCGCCTCGAACTGCGACGGCTTCCAGGCGCGCCGGCTCTCCGTCCGCATGCGCGACGGGAAGAAGGTCCAGCCGCTGGCCACGCTGAACGGCACGCTCTGCGCCGTACCCCGCACGATCGTGGCGATCCTGGAGAACCACCAGCTGCCCGACGGCTCGGTGCGCGTGCCCGAGATGCTCCGTCCGTATCTGGGCGGACGCGAGCTGCTGGAGCCGGTCTCCAAGTGA
- the pheA gene encoding prephenate dehydratase yields MSATRYAYLGPEGTFTEVALRTLPEAATRELVPMVSVPAALDAVRGGEAAAALVPIENSVEGGISATLDELTTGAPLMIYREVLLSITFALLVRPGTKLTDIKTVTAHPAAQPQVRNWMAANLPNALWESAASNADGARLVQEGRYDAAFAGEFAAATYGLEPLVTEIHDAENAQTRFVLVGRPARPSAPTGADKTSVVIWLGDDHPGALLELLQEFAVRGVNLMLIQSRPTGEGIGNYCFAVDAEGHIADRRVGEALMGLKRICPNVRFLGSYPRAGVTPEEVSPLRIGTSDRDFTEASDWLARSQDGRV; encoded by the coding sequence ATGTCAGCCACGCGCTACGCCTACCTCGGCCCCGAAGGCACCTTCACCGAGGTGGCCCTCCGTACCCTCCCCGAAGCCGCCACCCGCGAACTCGTTCCGATGGTCTCGGTGCCGGCCGCGCTGGACGCGGTGCGTGGCGGGGAGGCGGCGGCAGCACTCGTCCCCATCGAGAACTCCGTGGAGGGCGGGATCAGCGCGACGCTCGACGAGCTGACAACGGGCGCCCCCCTGATGATCTACCGCGAGGTTCTGCTCTCCATCACCTTCGCCCTGTTGGTGCGTCCCGGTACGAAACTGACGGACATCAAGACCGTCACCGCGCACCCGGCGGCGCAGCCCCAGGTGCGCAACTGGATGGCGGCCAACCTGCCCAACGCGTTGTGGGAGTCGGCGGCCTCTAACGCCGATGGTGCCCGGCTGGTCCAGGAGGGGCGCTACGACGCCGCCTTCGCCGGCGAGTTCGCCGCGGCGACCTACGGGCTGGAGCCGCTGGTGACGGAGATCCACGATGCGGAGAACGCCCAGACCCGCTTCGTGCTGGTCGGACGTCCGGCCCGGCCGTCCGCGCCCACAGGAGCCGACAAGACCTCTGTGGTCATCTGGCTCGGCGACGACCATCCGGGTGCGCTCCTCGAACTACTGCAGGAATTCGCCGTCCGCGGGGTCAACCTGATGCTGATCCAGTCCCGGCCCACCGGAGAGGGCATCGGGAACTACTGCTTCGCCGTGGACGCGGAGGGGCACATCGCGGATCGCCGCGTAGGCGAAGCACTGATGGGGCTGAAGCGGATCTGCCCGAACGTGCGGTTCCTCGGTTCGTATCCGCGCGCCGGGGTGACACCCGAAGAGGTCAGCCCTCTGCGCATCGGAACGTCGGACAGGGACTTCACCGAGGCGTCCGACTGGCTGGCCCGCAGCCAGGACGGCCGGGTCTGA